The Urbifossiella limnaea genome has a window encoding:
- a CDS encoding flavin reductase family protein: MIDAMMAAVGRIPSGLFVLTVSAGGRETGMLASWVQQCSFQPPRVSVAVSKERWVLPELVEGTGFVVNVLAEGDKKLVAHFGKGFAPDADAFAGLDVTRDGVPVLLAAHAFITCRVAARFDAGDHVLVVGDVVGGAVHHDARPATHVRRTGTHY; the protein is encoded by the coding sequence ATGATCGACGCGATGATGGCGGCGGTGGGTCGGATTCCGAGTGGCTTGTTCGTGCTGACGGTGAGCGCCGGCGGGCGGGAGACCGGGATGCTCGCGAGCTGGGTGCAGCAGTGCTCCTTCCAGCCGCCACGCGTGTCGGTGGCCGTGAGCAAGGAGCGCTGGGTGCTGCCGGAACTGGTCGAGGGCACGGGGTTCGTGGTGAACGTGTTGGCGGAGGGCGACAAGAAGTTGGTCGCGCACTTCGGGAAGGGTTTCGCCCCGGACGCGGACGCGTTTGCCGGTTTAGACGTGACCCGCGACGGCGTGCCGGTGCTGCTGGCGGCGCACGCGTTCATCACGTGCCGCGTCGCCGCCCGGTTCGACGCCGGCGACCACGTGCTGGTGGTGGGCGATGTCGTCGGCGGGGCCGTCCACCACGACGCCCGCCCGGCGACGCACGTCCGCCGGACCGGTACGCACTACTGA
- a CDS encoding sulfite oxidase-like oxidoreductase, giving the protein MDPIISPDTRRPERLPPRQVLTQKWPVLHAGPVPPFDPATWDLTVFPIPLVDKIRRFNWAEFAALPRVAVFADMHCVTRWSKLNNLWEGVATTELLKHVTVSPAAKYVMVHGEYGFSTNLPVEDFFADDAVFALRHDGADLTPEHGHPVRLVIPRLYAWKSAKWVRGVEFMTDDRPGFWESPEHGGYHMRGDPWTQNGRHPDGQRFRNAEEEAEEALGASSSPSRPSEESRR; this is encoded by the coding sequence ATGGACCCGATCATCTCCCCCGACACCCGCCGGCCCGAGCGCCTGCCGCCGCGCCAGGTGTTGACGCAGAAGTGGCCGGTGCTGCACGCCGGCCCGGTGCCGCCGTTCGACCCCGCGACGTGGGACCTGACCGTCTTCCCGATCCCGCTCGTGGACAAGATTCGGCGGTTTAATTGGGCCGAGTTCGCGGCGCTGCCCCGCGTCGCCGTCTTCGCCGACATGCACTGCGTCACCCGCTGGTCGAAGCTGAACAACCTGTGGGAGGGCGTCGCCACGACGGAGCTACTGAAGCACGTGACGGTGAGCCCGGCGGCGAAGTACGTGATGGTCCACGGTGAGTACGGGTTCAGCACGAACCTGCCGGTGGAGGACTTCTTCGCCGACGACGCCGTCTTCGCGCTGCGGCACGACGGCGCCGACCTGACACCGGAACACGGCCACCCGGTGCGACTCGTGATCCCGCGGCTGTACGCCTGGAAGAGTGCGAAGTGGGTGCGCGGCGTCGAGTTCATGACCGACGACCGGCCGGGCTTCTGGGAGAGCCCGGAACACGGCGGCTATCACATGCGCGGCGACCCGTGGACCCAAAATGGAAGACACCCCGACGGCCAGCGGTTCAGAAATGCTGAAGAGGAGGCTGAGGAGGCACTTGGGGCTTCAAGTTCGCCTTCCCGTCCCTCGGAAGAATCCCGACGGTAG
- a CDS encoding potassium-transporting ATPase subunit F, which produces MDGFLLLALLAAVALAGYLIVALLKPEWFS; this is translated from the coding sequence GTGGACGGCTTCCTGCTGCTCGCCCTGCTCGCGGCCGTCGCCCTGGCCGGTTACCTGATCGTGGCCCTGCTGAAACCGGAGTGGTTCTCATGA
- the kdpA gene encoding potassium-transporting ATPase subunit KdpA encodes MTANGVLQLGLALGLVLACVRPLGWYMARVYAGRVPGPGQLLGPVERAVYRLARIDPGAEMTWQRYAGAVLAFGFVSVLAVYGVQRLQAVLPLNPESQAAVSPDSSFNTAVSFATNTNWQGYGGETTMSYFTQMTALAVQNFLSAGAGMAVLVALVRGFARRGVDTIGNFWVDLVRGTVYVLLPLSLVLAVTLVSQGVPQTVSASHEVPLVEPTVDANGNPVTTQRIAVGPAASQVAIKQLGTNGGGFFNTNSAHPLENPTPLSNLLQLVAILLIPAALCWTFGEMVGDRRQGWAILAAMLVIFLPLLGVTVWAELQPNPTLTPLGVDQTAGNTEGKEVRFGVPNSALWAVATTAAANGSVNSMHDSYTPLGGLAPMWLMQLGEVVFGGVGSGLYGMLVFALITVFLAGLMVGRTPEYLGKKIGAFEVKMASLVIILPCAAVLIGTALGVTVEDGKKGVANAGPHGFSEILYAYSSAANNNGSAFAGLGANAPFYNGTLGLAMLVGRFGVMLPVLAVAGSLARKNHVPAGPGTLPTHTPLFVFLLVAVVVVVGALSFFPALALGPVVEHLMMRS; translated from the coding sequence ATGACCGCCAACGGCGTCCTCCAACTCGGCCTCGCCCTCGGCCTCGTGCTGGCGTGCGTCCGGCCGCTGGGCTGGTACATGGCCCGGGTGTACGCCGGGCGGGTGCCCGGCCCCGGCCAGTTGCTCGGCCCCGTCGAGCGGGCGGTCTACCGACTGGCCCGCATCGACCCCGGTGCCGAGATGACATGGCAGCGGTACGCCGGGGCGGTGCTGGCGTTCGGGTTCGTCAGCGTGCTGGCCGTGTACGGCGTGCAACGCCTCCAAGCAGTGCTGCCGCTCAACCCGGAGTCGCAGGCCGCCGTCTCGCCGGACTCCAGCTTCAACACCGCCGTCAGCTTCGCCACCAACACCAACTGGCAGGGGTACGGCGGCGAGACCACGATGAGCTACTTCACCCAGATGACCGCCCTCGCCGTCCAGAACTTCCTGTCCGCCGGGGCCGGGATGGCCGTGCTGGTGGCCCTGGTCCGGGGGTTCGCCCGCCGCGGCGTGGACACCATCGGCAACTTCTGGGTCGATCTGGTCCGGGGGACGGTGTACGTCCTGCTCCCGCTGTCGCTGGTGCTGGCCGTCACACTCGTGTCGCAGGGCGTGCCGCAAACGGTGTCCGCCTCCCACGAGGTTCCGCTGGTCGAGCCGACCGTGGACGCCAACGGAAACCCGGTCACGACCCAGCGAATCGCCGTCGGTCCGGCTGCCTCCCAGGTGGCAATCAAGCAGCTCGGCACCAACGGCGGCGGGTTCTTCAACACCAACTCGGCGCACCCGCTGGAGAACCCGACCCCGCTGTCGAACCTGCTTCAACTGGTGGCAATCCTGCTGATCCCCGCCGCCCTGTGCTGGACGTTCGGCGAGATGGTCGGCGACCGCCGACAGGGGTGGGCGATCCTGGCCGCCATGCTGGTGATCTTCCTCCCGCTGCTCGGCGTTACCGTCTGGGCCGAACTCCAGCCGAACCCGACGTTGACGCCCCTCGGGGTCGACCAGACCGCCGGGAACACGGAGGGAAAGGAGGTCCGGTTCGGCGTCCCGAACTCGGCGTTGTGGGCGGTCGCCACGACGGCGGCGGCGAACGGGTCGGTGAACTCCATGCACGACTCGTACACGCCGCTCGGCGGGCTGGCGCCGATGTGGCTGATGCAACTCGGCGAGGTCGTGTTCGGCGGGGTCGGGTCCGGGCTGTACGGGATGCTCGTGTTCGCCCTGATCACGGTGTTCCTGGCCGGGCTGATGGTCGGCCGCACCCCCGAGTACCTCGGCAAGAAGATCGGGGCGTTCGAGGTCAAGATGGCCTCCCTGGTCATCATCCTGCCGTGTGCCGCGGTGCTGATCGGCACGGCCCTCGGCGTGACGGTCGAGGACGGCAAGAAGGGGGTCGCCAACGCCGGCCCGCACGGGTTCAGCGAAATCCTGTACGCCTACTCGTCGGCGGCGAACAACAACGGCTCGGCGTTCGCCGGGCTGGGGGCCAACGCCCCGTTCTACAACGGCACGCTCGGGCTGGCGATGCTCGTCGGCCGGTTCGGGGTGATGCTCCCGGTCCTGGCCGTCGCCGGGTCGCTGGCCCGGAAGAACCACGTCCCGGCGGGGCCGGGGACGCTGCCGACGCACACGCCACTGTTCGTGTTCCTGCTCGTGGCCGTGGTGGTCGTGGTCGGTGCCCTGAGCTTCTTCCCGGCCCTGGCCCTGGGGCCGGTCGTCGAACACCTGATGATGCGGTCGTAA
- the kdpB gene encoding potassium-transporting ATPase subunit KdpB — translation MNTRSEAPALFRADILRGAVVASLAKLDPRTQLRNPVMFAVYLGSILTTLLWVRSPSGGSGESSGFVLGVAAWLWATVLFANFAEAIAEGHGKAQAASLRKSRTEVTARRLTDPKTRETADVPAADLRVGDLVLVRAGDVIPADGEVVEGVASVDESAVTGESAPVVRESGGDRSSVTGGTRIISDWLVVRVATLPGESFLDRMIAMVEGARRQKTPNEIALAILLAALTLVFLLVVVTLLPFSAYSVEVSGAGRPVTLTVLVALLVCLAPTTIGALLSAIGIAGMNRLGRSNVVAMSGRAVEAAGDVDVLLLDKTGTITLGNRQATRFVPADGVSGEDLASAAHLASLADETPEGRSIAVLAKREFGLRGRDLEQIGPHFVPFSAKTRMSGVDLDGRQIRKGAADAVEAHARTLGGTFPDTVREAVRAIAQAGGTPLVVSRDARVLGVIELKDVVKGGIKERFAELRRMGIKTVMITGDNPLTAAAIAAEAGVDDYLAEATPEAKLALIREYQQGGRLVAMTGDGTNDAPALAQADVAVAMNTGTQAAKEAGNMVDLDSNPTKLIEVVHVGKQLLMTRGALTTFSIANDVAKYFAILPAAFASTYPALKTLDVMGLSTPANAILAAVIFNALVIVALVPLALRGVRYRPVGAAQLLRTNLLVYGVGGLLVPFVGIKAIDLLLSLFTG, via the coding sequence ATGAACACTCGATCCGAAGCCCCGGCGTTGTTCCGTGCGGACATCCTCCGGGGTGCCGTCGTGGCGTCCCTGGCGAAACTCGACCCCCGCACCCAACTCCGCAACCCGGTGATGTTCGCCGTGTACCTCGGCAGCATCCTGACCACGCTGCTCTGGGTGCGGTCGCCGTCGGGCGGCTCCGGCGAGTCGTCGGGGTTCGTCCTGGGGGTTGCCGCCTGGCTGTGGGCGACCGTGCTGTTCGCCAACTTCGCCGAGGCGATAGCGGAGGGGCACGGCAAGGCCCAGGCGGCGTCCCTGCGGAAGTCCCGCACGGAGGTTACCGCCCGGCGGCTGACCGACCCGAAGACCCGTGAGACGGCCGACGTTCCGGCCGCCGATCTGAGGGTCGGCGATCTCGTGCTGGTGCGGGCCGGCGACGTGATCCCGGCCGACGGCGAGGTCGTGGAGGGTGTGGCGTCGGTGGACGAGAGTGCCGTCACCGGGGAGAGTGCCCCGGTGGTCCGGGAGAGCGGCGGCGACCGCAGTTCCGTCACCGGCGGCACCCGCATCATCTCCGACTGGCTGGTCGTGCGGGTGGCGACCCTGCCGGGGGAGAGCTTCCTCGACCGGATGATCGCAATGGTCGAGGGGGCGAGGCGGCAGAAGACGCCGAACGAGATCGCCCTGGCGATCCTCCTCGCCGCCCTCACCCTCGTCTTCCTGCTCGTGGTGGTCACCCTCCTGCCGTTCTCGGCGTACAGCGTTGAAGTCTCCGGGGCGGGGAGGCCCGTCACGCTCACGGTCCTGGTGGCACTACTCGTGTGCCTCGCCCCGACCACCATCGGTGCCCTGCTCTCGGCCATCGGGATCGCCGGCATGAACCGCCTCGGCCGGTCCAACGTGGTCGCCATGTCCGGCCGGGCCGTGGAGGCGGCGGGGGACGTGGACGTGCTGCTCCTCGACAAGACCGGCACCATCACCCTCGGCAACCGGCAGGCGACCCGGTTCGTCCCGGCCGACGGCGTGAGCGGGGAAGACTTGGCGTCCGCCGCCCACCTGGCCTCGCTCGCCGACGAGACGCCCGAGGGTCGGAGCATCGCCGTGCTGGCGAAGCGGGAGTTCGGGCTGCGGGGCCGCGATCTGGAACAGATCGGCCCGCACTTCGTCCCGTTCTCGGCCAAGACCCGCATGAGCGGCGTGGACCTGGACGGCCGGCAAATCCGCAAGGGGGCCGCCGACGCCGTCGAGGCCCACGCCCGCACCCTCGGCGGCACCTTCCCCGATACGGTGCGCGAGGCGGTGCGGGCGATCGCTCAGGCCGGGGGCACGCCGCTGGTGGTCAGCCGGGACGCCCGGGTTCTCGGGGTGATCGAACTCAAGGACGTCGTGAAGGGCGGGATCAAGGAGCGGTTCGCCGAACTGCGGCGGATGGGGATCAAGACGGTGATGATCACCGGCGACAACCCGCTCACCGCCGCCGCCATCGCCGCCGAGGCCGGGGTGGACGACTACCTGGCCGAGGCCACCCCGGAGGCGAAGTTGGCCCTGATCCGGGAGTACCAGCAGGGCGGTCGCCTCGTGGCGATGACCGGGGACGGCACCAACGACGCCCCGGCCCTGGCCCAGGCCGATGTCGCCGTCGCCATGAACACCGGCACCCAGGCGGCCAAGGAGGCGGGGAACATGGTGGACCTCGACTCCAACCCGACGAAGCTGATCGAGGTCGTCCACGTCGGCAAGCAACTGCTGATGACCCGGGGGGCACTGACCACGTTCAGCATCGCCAACGACGTGGCGAAGTACTTCGCCATCCTCCCGGCGGCGTTCGCCTCGACGTACCCGGCCCTCAAGACGCTCGACGTGATGGGGCTGTCGACCCCGGCGAACGCCATCCTGGCGGCGGTGATCTTCAACGCCCTGGTCATCGTCGCCCTGGTGCCGCTGGCCCTCCGGGGCGTCCGCTACCGGCCCGTCGGGGCGGCCCAACTGCTGCGCACCAACCTGCTCGTGTACGGCGTCGGCGGGCTGCTCGTGCCGTTCGTCGGCATCAAGGCCATCGACCTGCTGCTCTCGCTGTTCACGGGCTGA
- the kdpC gene encoding potassium-transporting ATPase subunit KdpC, translated as MWHHLRTSLVVLGVMTLLTGVVYPLVVTVLAQTLFRGPANGSLIAHDGRPAGSELIGQPFAKPEYFWGRLSATSPVPYNAVASSGSNFGPQHPDLAKNARGRIDDLRKYDPTVGAVPVELVTASGSGLDPHISPAAAEVQVRRVAAARNMTEEAVRALVRAQTEPRQFGLLGEPRVNVLTLNRALDAGAAR; from the coding sequence ATGTGGCACCACCTGCGAACATCGCTGGTCGTCCTCGGCGTCATGACCCTGCTCACCGGGGTCGTGTACCCGCTCGTCGTGACCGTGCTGGCTCAAACGCTGTTCCGCGGCCCTGCGAACGGCAGCCTGATCGCCCACGACGGTCGGCCCGCCGGGTCGGAGCTAATCGGCCAACCGTTCGCGAAGCCGGAATACTTCTGGGGGCGGCTGTCGGCGACCAGTCCGGTGCCGTACAACGCCGTCGCCTCGTCGGGGTCCAACTTCGGCCCCCAGCACCCGGACCTTGCCAAGAACGCCCGGGGGCGGATCGACGATCTGCGGAAGTACGACCCGACCGTCGGGGCCGTCCCGGTCGAACTCGTGACCGCCTCCGGCAGCGGCCTCGACCCGCACATCAGCCCCGCCGCCGCCGAGGTTCAGGTCCGCCGGGTCGCCGCCGCCCGAAACATGACCGAGGAAGCGGTCCGGGCACTCGTCCGGGCGCAGACCGAACCCCGGCAGTTCGGCCTCCTCGGGGAGCCACGGGTGAACGTGCTGACGTTGAACCGCGCGCTGGACGCCGGGGCCGCACGGTAA
- a CDS encoding sensor histidine kinase, whose protein sequence is MTPTRPDPEHLLARLRAEERQAKRGKLKVFFGYAAGVGKTYAMLEAARHARTAGREVVVGYVEPHGRPGTEALLAGLEALPTRRVEYAGVVLREFDVDAALARRPDLILVDELAHTNAPGCRHAKRWQDVAELLEAGINVWTTLNVQHIESLNDVIGQITGVTVRETVPDRIFEMADELEVTDIPPEDLLGRLREGKVYRSEQAERAIQSFFQRSNLVALRELSLRQAARRVHTEVESARRRSAAGAPWATTDRLLVCVGPSPTTARVIRTARQLAAALDAPWLAVSVEQPGVASVPAAAQRVADHLRLAERLGAETVTLTGTGVAATLLDYARTNNVTKIFVGKTRTPPWRRWLRRGVVEELLDGSGDIDVYLIQGAAEGRGTQAVPGPPSRVPWAEYLAATGVVAVGSLLAGWFARLRVAEANVVMVFLAAVAWVAFRYSRGPAVWASVVSVLVFDVFFVLPYYSLTVDDTQYLVTFGVLLVIGLLISTLTARLRTQLELGRQRERRTLALHRLGKQLSSLAGDVFLVGAAGQHLRETTGGEVAIYLAPGDPAGAKNPPAVVFGHNTGIATHPVSGPAAHWVMTHDQIAGRGTDTLPNAPALFVPLTGSQSTFGAIAVRVEAADRLLQPDQRQWLENCASQLALAVERDRMAMSAADARLRAETEQVRSTLLSSVSHDLKTPLAAIAGASSTLLQLEPTAAGTRRELLETISEEAVRLNGLLENILQIARLDAGAVSPNKQWHVLEDVIGSALRRTKPLLHRHHVEVRLPPEMSLLFVDGLLLEQVFSNLLENAARYTPARSHILISATAGGRELVVSVTDDGPGLPAGSEERVFDRFYRGAARPDAGRGSGLGLAICRAIIGLHGGTVGAANRPGGGAEFTIRLPLAEHPPRMPVE, encoded by the coding sequence ATGACACCCACCCGGCCGGACCCCGAACACCTGCTCGCCCGACTGCGGGCCGAGGAACGGCAGGCGAAGCGGGGGAAGTTAAAAGTCTTCTTCGGCTACGCCGCCGGGGTCGGGAAGACCTACGCCATGCTCGAAGCGGCCCGGCACGCCAGGACGGCCGGGCGGGAGGTCGTCGTCGGCTACGTCGAACCGCACGGGCGGCCGGGGACGGAAGCCCTGCTGGCCGGGCTGGAGGCCCTGCCGACCCGCCGGGTCGAGTACGCCGGCGTCGTGCTGCGGGAGTTCGACGTCGATGCCGCACTCGCCCGCCGCCCCGACCTGATCCTGGTCGACGAACTCGCCCACACCAACGCCCCGGGGTGCCGACACGCCAAACGGTGGCAGGACGTGGCCGAGTTGCTGGAGGCCGGGATTAACGTCTGGACGACGCTCAACGTCCAGCACATCGAGAGTCTGAACGACGTGATCGGGCAGATCACCGGCGTGACCGTGCGGGAGACGGTCCCGGACCGCATCTTCGAGATGGCCGACGAACTGGAAGTGACCGACATCCCGCCCGAAGACCTGCTCGGGCGGCTGCGTGAGGGCAAGGTGTACCGCTCGGAGCAGGCCGAGCGGGCGATTCAGAGCTTCTTCCAGAGGTCGAACCTCGTCGCCCTGCGGGAACTGTCCCTCCGGCAAGCGGCCCGGCGGGTCCACACCGAGGTCGAGTCGGCCCGCCGCCGGTCGGCGGCGGGCGCACCGTGGGCGACGACGGACCGGCTGCTCGTCTGCGTCGGCCCCAGCCCGACCACCGCCCGGGTCATCCGCACCGCCCGGCAACTCGCCGCCGCCCTCGACGCCCCGTGGCTGGCCGTCAGCGTCGAGCAGCCGGGGGTCGCCAGCGTCCCGGCCGCCGCCCAGCGGGTCGCCGACCACCTCCGACTGGCCGAGCGGCTTGGGGCCGAGACGGTCACCCTGACCGGGACGGGGGTGGCGGCGACGCTCCTCGACTACGCCCGCACGAACAACGTGACCAAGATCTTCGTCGGCAAGACCCGCACGCCCCCCTGGCGGCGGTGGCTCCGGAGGGGCGTGGTCGAGGAACTGCTGGATGGCAGCGGCGACATCGACGTCTACCTGATCCAGGGGGCGGCCGAGGGCCGGGGGACGCAAGCCGTCCCCGGGCCGCCCTCCCGGGTGCCGTGGGCCGAGTACCTCGCCGCCACCGGGGTCGTGGCCGTGGGGTCGTTGCTGGCCGGGTGGTTCGCCCGCCTCCGGGTGGCCGAGGCGAACGTCGTGATGGTGTTCCTCGCGGCGGTCGCCTGGGTCGCCTTCCGGTACAGCCGCGGCCCGGCGGTCTGGGCCAGCGTCGTCTCGGTGCTGGTGTTCGACGTGTTCTTCGTCCTGCCCTACTACTCCCTCACGGTGGACGACACGCAGTACCTCGTCACGTTCGGCGTGCTGCTCGTGATCGGGCTGCTGATCAGTACCCTGACCGCCCGACTCCGCACCCAACTCGAACTCGGCCGGCAGCGGGAGCGCCGCACGCTGGCCCTGCACCGGCTCGGCAAGCAGCTGAGTTCGCTGGCCGGGGACGTGTTCCTGGTGGGTGCGGCCGGGCAGCACTTGCGAGAGACGACCGGCGGCGAGGTGGCGATCTACCTCGCCCCGGGCGACCCCGCCGGGGCGAAGAACCCTCCCGCCGTCGTCTTCGGACACAACACCGGCATCGCCACGCACCCGGTCAGCGGCCCGGCCGCCCACTGGGTCATGACCCACGACCAGATCGCCGGGCGGGGGACCGACACGCTGCCCAACGCTCCCGCCCTGTTCGTACCCCTCACCGGCTCGCAATCGACGTTCGGTGCGATTGCCGTCCGGGTCGAGGCGGCGGACCGCCTGCTCCAGCCGGACCAGCGGCAGTGGCTCGAAAACTGTGCGAGCCAGTTGGCCCTGGCCGTGGAGCGGGACCGGATGGCGATGAGCGCGGCCGACGCCCGCCTCCGGGCCGAGACGGAGCAGGTTCGCAGTACGCTCCTCAGCAGCGTCTCGCACGACCTGAAGACGCCGCTGGCCGCCATCGCCGGGGCCAGCAGCACCCTGCTCCAACTGGAGCCGACCGCCGCCGGCACGAGGCGGGAACTCCTCGAAACGATCTCCGAGGAGGCCGTTCGGCTCAACGGCCTGCTGGAGAACATCCTGCAAATCGCCCGGCTCGACGCCGGGGCCGTGTCCCCCAACAAGCAGTGGCACGTGCTGGAGGACGTCATCGGGTCGGCCCTCCGGCGGACGAAGCCGCTCCTGCACCGCCACCACGTCGAGGTGCGTCTGCCGCCGGAGATGTCGCTCCTGTTCGTGGACGGCCTGCTGCTGGAACAGGTTTTTTCTAACCTGTTAGAGAATGCGGCCCGCTACACCCCCGCTCGTTCTCACATCCTGATCTCGGCGACCGCCGGGGGCCGAGAACTGGTCGTCTCGGTAACCGACGACGGCCCCGGACTCCCGGCCGGGTCGGAGGAGCGAGTGTTCGACCGCTTCTACCGGGGGGCAGCCCGCCCCGACGCCGGGCGGGGGAGCGGCCTGGGCCTGGCGATCTGCCGGGCGATCATCGGGCTGCACGGCGGCACCGTCGGTGCGGCCAACCGGCCCGGGGGCGGGGCCGAGTTCACGATCCGGCTCCCGCTGGCCGAGCACCCGCCCCGGATGCCGGTGGAGTAG
- a CDS encoding response regulator: MRTNDPLVLVIEDETPIRRFLRASLTEQGYRVEEATSGEEGIKKAAAQPPDLVILDLGLPGLDGQDVLRQLREWLTAPVIVLSARDQEQQKVEALDAGADDYLAKPFGMGELLARMRTALRHARPQTAEGTVLQVGDLRIDLAARTTTLKDESVHLTPLEYKLLVLLVRNAGKVLTHRQLLRDVWGPHDVHESHYLRVFVATLRRKVEPDPTQPRYILTEQGVGYRFAAE; this comes from the coding sequence ATGCGGACCAACGACCCGCTCGTGCTGGTGATCGAGGACGAGACGCCGATCCGCCGCTTCCTGCGGGCCTCCCTCACCGAGCAGGGGTATCGGGTCGAGGAAGCCACGTCGGGCGAGGAGGGGATCAAAAAGGCGGCGGCCCAGCCGCCCGACCTCGTGATCCTCGACCTCGGGCTGCCGGGGCTGGACGGGCAGGACGTGCTGCGGCAACTCCGGGAGTGGCTGACGGCCCCGGTCATCGTCTTGTCGGCACGGGACCAGGAGCAACAGAAGGTGGAGGCCCTGGACGCCGGGGCCGACGACTACCTGGCCAAGCCGTTCGGGATGGGGGAACTGCTGGCCCGGATGCGGACCGCCCTCCGGCACGCCCGGCCTCAGACCGCCGAGGGGACCGTCCTCCAGGTCGGCGACCTGCGGATCGACCTCGCCGCCCGCACCACCACGCTGAAGGACGAGTCGGTCCACCTGACCCCGCTGGAGTACAAGCTGCTGGTCCTGCTCGTGCGGAACGCTGGGAAGGTGCTGACCCACCGGCAACTGTTGCGGGACGTGTGGGGGCCGCACGACGTTCACGAGAGCCACTACCTGCGGGTGTTCGTCGCCACGCTCCGGCGGAAGGTCGAACCCGACCCGACCCAGCCCCGGTACATCCTGACCGAGCAGGGCGTCGGCTACCGCTTCGCCGCAGAATGA